In Microcoleus sp. FACHB-672, one DNA window encodes the following:
- a CDS encoding DUF4112 domain-containing protein, translated as MSQPPHQPSPITPGNEAQIATVHRLRQLSHLLDNAVGIPGTRYRIGLDPLLGLLPGGGDIAGAVLSGYIVYSAAKLGLPRETLVQMVSNILFETFAGTVPVLGDLVDVTWKANTKNVALVESHLNVPQPNSKKADKWFVFLLLAGLMLVVIAVAGLSVFLISLVVRLFTGG; from the coding sequence ATGTCCCAACCTCCTCATCAACCTTCCCCCATCACTCCAGGCAACGAAGCTCAAATAGCAACCGTGCACCGGCTGCGCCAGCTTAGCCATCTCCTCGATAACGCCGTTGGCATCCCTGGCACTCGCTATCGCATCGGACTTGATCCTCTCCTGGGACTGCTACCGGGTGGCGGTGACATTGCCGGCGCGGTTCTTTCTGGCTACATCGTCTACTCAGCCGCAAAGCTAGGCTTGCCGCGAGAAACCTTGGTGCAAATGGTTTCTAACATCCTATTTGAGACATTCGCCGGCACGGTGCCGGTGTTGGGAGACTTGGTGGATGTCACTTGGAAAGCCAATACTAAGAACGTGGCATTGGTGGAAAGTCACTTGAACGTTCCCCAACCCAATAGCAAAAAAGCTGACAAGTGGTTTGTGTTCCTGCTGCTAGCCGGCTTGATGCTTGTCGTGATTGCGGTTGCGGGTTTGAGCGTATTCCTGATCAGCCTAGTGGTGAGACTGTTCACCGGCGGCTAA